In the Posidoniimonas corsicana genome, one interval contains:
- a CDS encoding SDR family NAD(P)-dependent oxidoreductase, whose protein sequence is MSAKKVVIVTGAGSGIGAATARRFAADGFAVVLNGRTEAKLEKVAADLGGGEHLLVQPGDVSAQADVKQIIAATVDRFGGIDVLVNNAGVLVQGGVDEVTLEDWEKQMAINAGGMFQMIKAALPHLVKSRGSVVNVSSVSGLAGDWGLFSYNATKGAVSNITRALALDLAAKGVRVNAVAPSLTATEMTGGIMEDDAVMQRFMERLPMGRAADPAEVADVIAFLAGHDARFVNGVVLPVDGGLSASNGQPNLG, encoded by the coding sequence ATGTCAGCCAAGAAAGTCGTCATTGTCACCGGCGCCGGTTCGGGGATCGGCGCCGCCACCGCCCGGCGGTTCGCGGCGGACGGGTTCGCCGTCGTGTTGAACGGCCGCACCGAGGCCAAGTTGGAGAAGGTCGCGGCCGACCTCGGCGGCGGCGAGCACCTGCTCGTGCAGCCGGGCGACGTGTCGGCCCAGGCCGACGTCAAGCAGATCATCGCCGCCACGGTCGACCGCTTCGGCGGGATCGACGTGCTGGTCAACAACGCCGGCGTGCTGGTGCAGGGCGGCGTGGACGAGGTGACGCTGGAGGACTGGGAGAAGCAGATGGCGATCAACGCCGGCGGCATGTTCCAGATGATCAAGGCCGCGCTGCCGCACCTGGTGAAGTCCCGCGGCTCGGTGGTCAACGTGTCGTCGGTCTCCGGCCTGGCGGGCGACTGGGGCCTGTTCAGCTACAACGCCACCAAGGGCGCAGTCAGCAACATCACCCGTGCGCTGGCGCTCGACCTGGCGGCGAAGGGAGTCCGAGTGAACGCGGTCGCGCCGAGCCTGACCGCCACCGAGATGACCGGCGGCATCATGGAGGACGACGCCGTCATGCAGCGGTTCATGGAACGCCTGCCGATGGGCCGCGCGGCCGACCCCGCCGAGGTGGCCGACGTCATCGCCTTCCTCGCCGGCCACGACGCCCGCTTCGTCAATGGCGTTGTGCTGCCGGTTGACGGCGGGCTGAGCGCCTCCAACGGGCAGCCAAACCTGGGTTAG
- the lpdA gene encoding dihydrolipoyl dehydrogenase, with protein sequence MHSQVVVLGGGPGGYAAAFLAADLGLEVAIVEADPRLGGTCLLRGCIPSKALLHVAKVVSEAHEMAEWGVDFQPPQIDINKLRARKENVIDTLSGGLAQLAKRRNVKKIHARGVFVDSHTLQLEGGDPDTYEGDSRLTFDHCILATGSVPAVPKFLDIGSPRVMTSTGALALEDIPDSMLVIGGGYIGLEMGTVYSEIGTKVSVVELTEGLLPGADRDLVKPLIARVNERFHAVMLGTKVTGLKDLGEQVEVSMEGPDGPITERYDRVLISIGRWPVSKGFGLENTKVEVTERGFVKVDKQQRTTDGNIFAIGDVAGDPMLAHKAAYEGKIAAEVIAGEPAAFDAQAIPAVVFTDPEIAWAGLTAEEAKAQGKKVKIAQYPWQASGRATANGRTDGLTKWIVDPETDRVLGCGIVGSGAGELIAESVLAIEMGCTIRDIAESIHPHPTLSETIAFAGEVHLGTATEIYKPKRK encoded by the coding sequence ATGCATTCTCAGGTAGTTGTTCTTGGCGGTGGCCCCGGTGGCTACGCCGCTGCGTTTCTAGCGGCGGACCTCGGGTTGGAAGTCGCTATCGTCGAGGCCGACCCGCGGCTGGGCGGCACCTGCCTGCTGCGTGGCTGCATCCCCTCCAAGGCCCTGCTGCACGTCGCGAAGGTGGTGAGCGAAGCGCATGAGATGGCCGAGTGGGGCGTCGACTTCCAGCCGCCGCAGATCGACATCAACAAGCTCCGCGCCCGCAAAGAGAACGTCATCGACACGCTGTCGGGCGGCCTCGCGCAGCTGGCCAAGCGCCGCAACGTCAAGAAGATCCACGCGCGGGGCGTGTTTGTCGACAGCCACACGCTGCAGCTCGAGGGCGGCGACCCGGACACCTACGAGGGCGACAGCCGCCTGACCTTCGATCACTGTATCCTGGCGACCGGCTCCGTGCCGGCGGTGCCCAAGTTCCTGGACATCGGCTCGCCGCGGGTCATGACCTCCACCGGCGCGTTGGCGCTGGAGGACATCCCCGACTCGATGCTGGTGATCGGCGGCGGCTACATCGGCCTCGAGATGGGCACCGTGTACTCTGAGATCGGCACGAAGGTGTCGGTCGTCGAACTGACCGAGGGCCTGCTGCCGGGCGCCGACCGCGACCTGGTCAAGCCGCTCATCGCCCGCGTCAACGAGCGTTTCCACGCGGTGATGCTGGGCACCAAGGTGACCGGCCTGAAGGACCTGGGCGAGCAGGTCGAGGTCAGCATGGAGGGCCCCGACGGCCCGATCACCGAGCGGTACGACCGCGTGCTGATCTCCATCGGCCGCTGGCCGGTGAGCAAGGGCTTCGGGCTGGAGAACACCAAGGTCGAGGTGACCGAGCGGGGCTTCGTCAAGGTCGACAAGCAACAGCGCACCACCGACGGCAACATCTTCGCCATCGGCGACGTGGCGGGCGACCCGATGCTGGCCCACAAGGCGGCGTACGAGGGCAAGATCGCCGCCGAGGTAATCGCGGGCGAGCCGGCCGCGTTCGACGCGCAGGCCATCCCCGCGGTGGTGTTCACGGACCCGGAGATCGCCTGGGCCGGCCTGACCGCCGAGGAGGCCAAAGCGCAGGGCAAGAAGGTCAAGATCGCGCAGTACCCGTGGCAGGCCAGCGGCCGCGCCACCGCCAACGGCCGCACCGACGGCCTGACCAAGTGGATCGTCGACCCGGAGACCGACCGCGTGCTGGGCTGCGGCATCGTCGGCAGCGGCGCCGGCGAGCTGATCGCCGAGAGCGTGCTGGCGATCGAGATGGGCTGCACCATCCGCGACATCGCCGAGAGCATCCACCCCCACCCGACCCTCAGCGAGACCATCGCCTTCGCCGGCGAGGTCCACCTGGGCACGGCGACCGAGATCTACAAACCAAAACGCAAGTAA
- the aceE gene encoding pyruvate dehydrogenase (acetyl-transferring), homodimeric type: MASAEINSNSPIPNDVDPQETNEWLESLDYVLESKGPERVSELLSALEAAAVRNGVELPFTATTPYINTIPRSEQPAYPGDRELERRIKSYVRWNAMAMVTRANRHPSSPGGHISTFASSATLYEVAQNHVFRGRGEDGFSGDQIYFQGHAAPGMYSRAFLEGRLTEQNLVNFRRELGEGGGLSSYPHPWLMPDFWEFPTVSMGLAPIMAIYQARFNEYLTDRGIKDLSKKRVWAFLGDGECDEPETLGAITLASREKLENLCFVINCNLQRLDGPVRGNSKVIQELEGTFRGAGWNVIKVIWGGDWDPLVEDDHDGLLARRMMEVVDGEYQKYVVAGGDYIRSKFFGKYPELLERVKNLSDEKLRKMKRGGHDPEKVYAAYHRAMTLKNGKPTVIIAKTIKGYGLGEGGEGRNMTHNKKKANEEELREFRTRFGIPISDERVAEAPFYRPPEDSPEMQYLRKRREELGGPAPSRQAAAADFEVPTLEEYGKTLDKLVSRGEGKELSTTMGFVRLLTDLLRDKKIGKYIVPIVPDESRTFGMEGLFRQVGIYAHAGQLYEPVDADDIAYYKEAQDGQLLEEGITEAGSMSSFNAAGTAYSSHGVNMIPMYIYYSMFGFQRIGDLIWAAADMRAKGFLLGGTAGRTTLNGEGLQHQDGHSLVNAIAFPTVRAYDPAYNYETAVIIFHGLHKMYVENETCIYYLMLENENVMMPEMPKGPDGGLSGEVIEGIVRGMYKVKSVDAQDAKQRVQLFGSGSILHGILDAQQILAEKYGVSSDAWSVTSYNELRRDAQECERWNMLNPTSPAKRSFFQDQMEGSEGPIIAASDYLRCLSEQLLPWAPNGMFALGTDGMGRSESRENLRRHFEVDAESVVIATLYKLAKDGQREMSEVEQAIKDLGVNPDKVSALYA, from the coding sequence ATGGCTAGCGCCGAAATCAACTCCAACTCTCCCATCCCAAACGACGTCGACCCGCAGGAGACGAACGAGTGGCTCGAGTCTCTCGACTACGTGCTGGAGAGCAAGGGTCCCGAGCGGGTGAGCGAGCTCCTCAGCGCGCTCGAGGCGGCCGCGGTCCGCAACGGCGTCGAGCTGCCGTTCACAGCCACCACGCCGTACATCAACACCATCCCCCGCAGCGAGCAGCCCGCCTACCCGGGCGACCGTGAGCTGGAGCGGCGCATCAAGAGCTACGTCCGCTGGAACGCGATGGCGATGGTCACGCGGGCCAACCGGCACCCGTCGTCGCCCGGCGGCCACATCAGCACGTTCGCGTCCAGCGCGACGCTGTACGAGGTGGCCCAGAACCACGTGTTCCGCGGCCGCGGCGAGGACGGCTTCTCCGGCGACCAGATCTACTTCCAGGGCCACGCGGCGCCGGGCATGTACAGCCGGGCGTTTTTGGAGGGGCGGCTGACCGAGCAGAACCTGGTGAACTTCCGCCGCGAGCTGGGCGAGGGGGGCGGCCTGTCCAGCTACCCGCACCCCTGGCTGATGCCCGACTTCTGGGAGTTCCCCACGGTGTCGATGGGCCTGGCGCCGATCATGGCGATCTACCAGGCGCGGTTCAACGAGTACCTGACCGACCGCGGCATCAAGGACCTGTCGAAGAAACGCGTGTGGGCGTTCCTCGGCGACGGCGAGTGCGACGAGCCCGAGACCCTGGGCGCCATCACTCTCGCCAGCCGCGAGAAGCTGGAGAACCTCTGCTTCGTCATCAACTGCAACCTGCAGCGCCTGGACGGGCCGGTCCGCGGCAACAGCAAGGTGATCCAGGAGCTGGAGGGCACGTTCCGCGGCGCCGGCTGGAACGTGATTAAGGTCATCTGGGGCGGCGACTGGGACCCGCTGGTCGAGGACGACCACGACGGGCTGCTGGCCCGCCGCATGATGGAGGTCGTGGACGGCGAGTACCAGAAGTACGTGGTGGCCGGCGGCGACTACATCCGCAGCAAGTTCTTCGGCAAGTACCCCGAGCTGCTGGAGCGGGTCAAGAACCTCTCGGACGAGAAGCTCCGCAAGATGAAGCGCGGCGGCCACGACCCCGAGAAGGTCTACGCGGCCTACCACCGCGCCATGACGCTCAAGAACGGCAAGCCGACCGTGATCATCGCCAAGACCATCAAGGGCTACGGCCTGGGCGAGGGCGGCGAGGGTCGCAACATGACCCACAACAAGAAGAAGGCCAACGAGGAGGAGCTCCGCGAGTTCCGCACCCGGTTCGGCATCCCGATCTCCGACGAGCGCGTCGCCGAGGCGCCGTTCTACCGCCCGCCCGAGGACAGCCCGGAGATGCAGTACCTCCGCAAGCGGCGCGAAGAGCTGGGCGGCCCGGCGCCGTCGCGTCAGGCGGCCGCCGCCGACTTCGAGGTGCCCACCCTCGAGGAGTACGGCAAGACGCTCGACAAGCTGGTGAGCCGCGGCGAGGGCAAGGAGCTGTCGACCACGATGGGCTTCGTCCGCCTGCTGACCGACCTGCTGCGTGACAAGAAGATCGGCAAGTACATCGTGCCGATCGTGCCCGACGAGTCGCGCACGTTCGGCATGGAGGGCCTGTTCCGCCAGGTCGGCATCTACGCGCACGCCGGCCAGCTGTACGAGCCGGTCGACGCCGACGACATCGCCTACTACAAGGAGGCCCAGGACGGGCAGCTGCTGGAAGAGGGGATCACCGAGGCGGGCTCGATGAGCTCGTTCAACGCCGCCGGCACCGCGTACAGCAGCCACGGCGTGAACATGATCCCGATGTACATCTACTACAGCATGTTCGGCTTCCAGCGGATCGGCGACCTCATCTGGGCCGCCGCCGACATGCGGGCCAAGGGCTTCCTGCTGGGCGGCACCGCCGGCCGCACCACCCTCAACGGCGAGGGCCTGCAGCACCAGGACGGCCACTCGCTGGTCAACGCCATCGCGTTCCCCACCGTCCGCGCGTACGACCCGGCCTACAACTACGAGACCGCGGTCATCATCTTCCACGGCCTGCACAAGATGTACGTGGAGAACGAGACCTGCATCTACTACCTGATGCTGGAAAACGAGAACGTGATGATGCCCGAGATGCCCAAGGGCCCCGACGGCGGTCTGTCGGGCGAGGTGATCGAGGGCATCGTCCGTGGCATGTACAAGGTGAAGAGCGTCGACGCTCAGGACGCGAAGCAGCGGGTGCAGCTGTTCGGCTCCGGCTCCATCCTGCACGGCATTCTGGACGCGCAGCAGATCCTGGCCGAGAAGTACGGCGTGTCGTCCGACGCGTGGAGCGTGACGAGCTACAACGAGCTCCGCCGCGACGCGCAGGAGTGCGAGCGGTGGAACATGCTCAACCCCACCTCGCCCGCCAAGCGGAGCTTCTTCCAGGACCAGATGGAGGGCTCCGAGGGCCCGATCATCGCCGCCAGCGACTACCTCCGCTGCCTGAGCGAGCAGCTGCTGCCCTGGGCGCCCAACGGCATGTTCGCCCTGGGCACCGACGGCATGGGCCGCAGCGAGAGCCGCGAGAACCTGCGTCGGCACTTCGAGGTGGACGCCGAGTCGGTGGTGATCGCCACGCTGTACAAGCTCGCCAAGGACGGCCAACGCGAGATGAGCGAGGTCGAGCAGGCGATCAAGGACCTCGGCGTGAACCCGGACAAGGTCTCGGCGCTCTATGCCTAA
- a CDS encoding dihydrolipoamide acetyltransferase family protein, with translation MPTEIKLPALGENIDSGDVLSILVSEGDTVDKDQDLLEIETDKATMPVPSPEAGTITKILVAEGDTVEVGKALFEIEAGGGAAPAPAAPKEEPKPEPKPEPAAEQPAPAPAPEPEPAPAPTVEHESTAAATAVAEPQPAPAPAPQPAATDAPGDGYSAAAAGPSVRRLARELGVELRRVRPSGESGRITEDDVRNHVRRESEKANAASTTNAPGRPSSDGQGATRVEKMSRMRQTIARNMVASYTTIPQLTNFDDVDITELEEMRQQSKGDYAKRGLKLSQMPFLVKAIASSLKAHPIVNASVDMENNQVIYKEYVNIGIAVDTDRGLAVPVLRDADRMSISQIARGLDDLVAKARDGKLSLEEMQGGTFTISNMGAVGGTYSTPIINPPEVAIILIGRSRMLPTVVEGGGIEPRLIMPLSLTYDHRVVDGADAARFLNEVKGFLAAPGRLLLAP, from the coding sequence ATGCCTACAGAAATCAAACTCCCCGCCCTGGGCGAAAACATTGACTCCGGCGACGTGCTCTCCATCCTCGTGAGCGAGGGCGACACCGTCGACAAGGACCAGGACCTCTTGGAGATCGAGACCGACAAGGCCACGATGCCGGTCCCCAGCCCCGAGGCGGGCACGATCACCAAGATCCTGGTCGCCGAGGGCGACACGGTCGAGGTCGGCAAGGCGCTGTTCGAGATCGAGGCCGGCGGCGGCGCGGCCCCCGCGCCCGCGGCGCCCAAGGAAGAACCGAAGCCGGAGCCCAAGCCGGAGCCCGCGGCCGAACAACCGGCGCCAGCCCCGGCACCTGAGCCTGAGCCGGCCCCGGCGCCGACTGTCGAGCATGAGTCAACGGCTGCTGCGACCGCGGTAGCCGAGCCGCAGCCTGCCCCCGCTCCCGCGCCGCAACCGGCGGCGACCGATGCCCCCGGCGACGGCTACTCGGCCGCGGCCGCCGGCCCGTCGGTCCGACGGCTGGCCCGCGAGCTCGGCGTCGAGCTGCGTCGGGTGCGTCCGTCCGGCGAGAGCGGCCGCATCACCGAGGACGACGTCCGCAACCACGTCCGCCGTGAGAGCGAGAAGGCCAACGCGGCCTCGACGACCAACGCCCCCGGCCGGCCCAGCTCCGACGGCCAGGGCGCAACCCGCGTCGAGAAGATGAGCCGCATGCGGCAGACCATCGCCCGCAACATGGTGGCCAGCTACACCACCATCCCGCAGCTCACCAACTTCGACGACGTCGACATCACCGAGCTGGAGGAGATGCGGCAGCAGTCTAAGGGCGACTACGCCAAGCGCGGCCTGAAGCTGTCGCAGATGCCGTTCCTGGTGAAGGCGATCGCCAGCAGCCTCAAGGCGCACCCGATCGTCAACGCGTCGGTCGACATGGAGAACAACCAGGTCATCTACAAGGAGTACGTGAACATCGGCATCGCCGTGGACACGGACCGCGGCCTGGCGGTGCCCGTGCTCCGCGACGCCGACCGCATGAGCATCTCGCAGATCGCCCGCGGCCTGGACGACCTGGTCGCCAAGGCGCGGGACGGCAAGCTGTCGCTCGAGGAGATGCAGGGCGGCACGTTCACCATCAGCAACATGGGCGCGGTAGGCGGCACGTACAGCACGCCGATCATCAACCCGCCGGAGGTGGCCATCATCCTGATCGGCCGCAGCCGGATGCTGCCCACGGTCGTCGAGGGCGGTGGGATCGAGCCGCGGCTGATCATGCCGCTGAGCCTGACCTACGACCACCGCGTGGTGGATGGCGCTGACGCGGCCCGCTTCCTGAACGAGGTGAAGGGCTTCCTCGCCGCGCCGGGGCGGTTGCTGCTGGCGCCGTAG
- the bamE gene encoding outer membrane protein assembly factor BamE domain-containing protein, with translation MSAPTKDQTAPEREEPLRFSLRDGFVFVTVCCVLLAAGIGLVRYMGPIIPLSVEAQLTPGMSQSQVRELLGEPNEIEESRWVYTRSANPGWCSIYWDDSEKLSYVDNEWP, from the coding sequence TTGAGCGCCCCCACCAAGGACCAAACCGCCCCAGAACGCGAAGAGCCGCTACGATTCTCGCTGCGGGATGGATTCGTCTTCGTGACCGTCTGCTGCGTGTTGCTTGCCGCCGGTATCGGCCTGGTCCGCTACATGGGCCCGATCATTCCGCTCAGCGTCGAGGCTCAGTTGACGCCAGGCATGTCGCAATCCCAGGTGCGCGAGCTCCTTGGAGAACCGAACGAGATCGAGGAGAGCCGATGGGTCTACACGAGATCTGCAAATCCGGGGTGGTGCTCAATCTATTGGGACGACTCGGAAAAGTTGAGCTACGTCGACAATGAATGGCCGTAG
- a CDS encoding GlsB/YeaQ/YmgE family stress response membrane protein: protein MSFVYWILIGLAAGWLASLLTKSGKPGIVGLLLVGMTGALLGGLLIWLLGFSANTLLAELITATAGAVLLILLLRRWVWRG from the coding sequence ATGTCTTTCGTCTACTGGATCCTGATCGGCCTAGCCGCGGGGTGGCTGGCGAGCCTGCTGACCAAGAGCGGGAAGCCCGGCATCGTAGGGCTGCTGCTGGTGGGGATGACCGGGGCGCTGCTGGGCGGCCTCTTGATCTGGCTCCTCGGATTCTCGGCCAACACGCTGCTGGCGGAGCTGATCACCGCGACCGCCGGGGCGGTTCTGCTGATCCTGCTGCTCCGCCGGTGGGTTTGGCGGGGCTAG
- a CDS encoding PPC domain-containing protein, whose amino-acid sequence MNPTRVWRAAIAVCALTVVLAGPLRACVLCEALGCPAHPSGDHNHALPEPSQVASGVGLYSYDAPVPRGGRPTSTVPVFNSRPGAHAKLFLDFDGVDFGSLSWSGKLPGLRPAYDIDGDISTFGTEEQRRIEQIWSRVAEAYSMFDINVTTEDPGNYNRRESAHIVISGNNEWYGGGGGVAYIGGFSSSASAQTRRTGWVFPGNLRSGDAKVVADAAIHEAGHLFGLQHQSTYTTAGTRTDTYDSNSDSILSAPNLGVAYNARRGLWSIGANSNSANSVVDEITTIARSTNGFGYAPDEPGTGFANAELFMPSADPLRGVIRDNNDADFYRFEVTEPSEVSLLVDVAQYGPNLDARLALYDSDQMLLFEDDPTLSTSRESLTASFAGVLEAGVYFLEVASHGGFTYDNGPRDRTLVDAGQYFLSGLVAAVVPEPGAVALLALLGCASAPHLGRGVRRR is encoded by the coding sequence ATGAACCCGACGAGAGTCTGGCGCGCCGCGATCGCGGTTTGCGCCCTCACAGTCGTTCTGGCGGGCCCCCTGCGCGCGTGCGTCCTGTGCGAAGCGCTGGGCTGTCCCGCCCATCCCTCGGGCGACCACAACCACGCCCTGCCGGAGCCTTCTCAGGTGGCGTCCGGCGTGGGCCTCTACTCGTACGACGCGCCCGTGCCCCGGGGCGGGCGCCCCACTTCGACGGTCCCCGTCTTTAACAGCCGCCCCGGCGCGCACGCCAAGCTGTTCCTCGACTTCGACGGCGTCGACTTCGGGTCGCTGTCGTGGAGCGGCAAGCTGCCCGGTCTGCGGCCGGCCTACGACATCGATGGCGACATCTCGACGTTCGGAACCGAAGAGCAGCGGAGGATCGAGCAGATCTGGTCGCGCGTGGCCGAGGCGTACTCGATGTTCGACATCAATGTCACGACCGAGGACCCGGGCAACTACAACCGCCGCGAGTCGGCGCACATTGTGATCTCCGGGAATAACGAGTGGTACGGCGGCGGCGGCGGCGTGGCGTACATTGGCGGGTTCTCCAGCAGCGCGTCCGCACAGACCCGCCGCACCGGATGGGTGTTCCCGGGCAACCTCCGCAGCGGCGACGCCAAGGTGGTGGCGGACGCCGCAATTCACGAAGCCGGGCACCTATTCGGCCTGCAGCACCAGAGCACGTACACCACCGCCGGCACACGCACCGACACCTACGACAGCAACTCCGACTCGATCCTCAGCGCCCCCAACCTGGGAGTGGCCTACAACGCGCGGCGGGGCCTGTGGTCCATCGGCGCCAACTCCAACAGCGCCAACTCGGTCGTCGACGAGATCACCACTATCGCCCGCAGCACGAATGGCTTCGGCTACGCTCCCGACGAGCCCGGGACCGGCTTCGCCAACGCGGAGCTGTTTATGCCGTCGGCCGACCCGCTGCGGGGCGTGATCCGTGACAACAACGACGCCGACTTCTACCGCTTCGAGGTTACCGAGCCGTCGGAGGTCAGCCTGCTGGTGGACGTCGCCCAGTACGGCCCGAACCTGGACGCCCGGCTCGCCCTGTACGACAGCGACCAGATGCTGCTGTTCGAGGACGACCCGACCCTCTCGACCAGCCGCGAGTCGCTGACAGCCAGCTTCGCCGGCGTGCTCGAGGCCGGCGTGTACTTCCTGGAGGTCGCCTCGCACGGCGGCTTCACCTACGACAACGGCCCCCGCGACCGCACGCTGGTGGACGCCGGGCAGTACTTCCTGAGCGGCCTGGTCGCGGCGGTTGTGCCCGAGCCGGGCGCGGTTGCGCTGCTCGCGCTGCTGGGGTGCGCGTCGGCCCCGCATCTTGGCCGCGGCGTGCGGCGACGCTAG
- the tpx gene encoding thiol peroxidase — MSRPGAVTFKGAPVTLAGDAVAAGQAAPDFTLHYFEGGMQTLSLADLKGKPTLLSVVPSLDTGVCAMQTKKFNESLGELGDKINAVTVSMDLPFAMNRFCGAEDIKNLRVGSDYQDRGFGQGWGTLIEELKILCRAAFVMDADGKLTHVEYVSEVTNEPDYDAALAAVKSAV; from the coding sequence ATGTCACGCCCCGGAGCCGTTACTTTCAAAGGCGCCCCCGTCACGCTAGCCGGCGACGCCGTAGCCGCAGGCCAGGCCGCGCCCGACTTTACCCTGCACTACTTCGAGGGCGGCATGCAGACGCTCTCGCTGGCCGACCTCAAGGGCAAGCCGACGCTGCTGAGCGTGGTGCCGTCGCTCGACACGGGCGTGTGCGCCATGCAGACCAAGAAGTTCAACGAGTCGCTCGGCGAGCTGGGCGACAAGATCAACGCCGTGACGGTCAGCATGGACCTGCCGTTCGCGATGAACCGCTTCTGCGGCGCCGAGGACATCAAGAACCTGCGGGTCGGCAGCGACTACCAGGACCGCGGCTTCGGCCAGGGCTGGGGCACGCTGATCGAGGAGCTGAAGATCCTCTGCCGCGCGGCCTTCGTCATGGACGCCGACGGCAAGCTGACCCACGTGGAGTACGTCAGCGAGGTGACCAACGAGCCCGACTACGACGCCGCCCTCGCCGCGGTGAAATCGGCCGTGTAA
- a CDS encoding cytochrome-c peroxidase, with translation MPRPLGIALASLAAATLFAANEPAAQPQPGETITLGQGDLLTGLPGEGPLTAAELADWLADPASHRPLDPRLPLGLAAGQASIKGLDANPLTRAKIELGRQLYFDTRLSKDDSVSCASCHSPEHGYAADTRFGVGIEGLEGERNSPTAANRILSDKQFWDGRAATLEEQAVGPIANPIEMGNTHDACAMCVTGVAGYRMQFERIFPDGVTIDNIGRALASFERAVVTGASPWDHYAAFRDFEKNFEEELEEPEFFAEDEPELYQEYLELKRRADANPISESAKRGGELFFSDASGCTQCHVGPNFTDELYHNLGVGMDRPDEQIDWGRSAVTNQPSDRGAFKTPTLRNVAQTAPYMHDGSQATLEEVVDWYADGGHKNPHLSDKMKPLKLTDQQKADLVAFMKALTGPLPRVETGRLPE, from the coding sequence ATGCCCCGCCCCCTCGGCATCGCGCTCGCTAGCCTCGCCGCGGCCACGCTGTTCGCCGCCAACGAGCCCGCTGCGCAGCCGCAGCCAGGCGAGACTATCACCCTCGGTCAGGGCGACCTGCTGACCGGGCTGCCGGGCGAGGGTCCGCTGACCGCCGCGGAGCTGGCCGACTGGCTCGCCGACCCCGCCAGCCACCGCCCGCTAGACCCACGGCTGCCGCTCGGCCTCGCCGCGGGGCAGGCGAGCATCAAGGGCCTGGACGCCAACCCGCTGACCCGGGCGAAGATCGAGCTCGGACGGCAGCTCTACTTTGACACGCGGCTCTCGAAGGACGACTCGGTAAGCTGCGCCTCATGCCACTCGCCCGAGCACGGCTACGCGGCCGACACCCGCTTCGGCGTCGGCATCGAGGGCCTGGAGGGCGAACGCAACTCGCCCACCGCCGCCAACCGGATCCTCTCCGACAAGCAGTTCTGGGACGGCCGCGCCGCCACGCTCGAGGAGCAGGCGGTCGGCCCGATCGCCAATCCAATCGAGATGGGCAACACGCACGACGCCTGCGCCATGTGCGTCACCGGCGTGGCGGGCTACCGGATGCAGTTTGAGCGGATCTTCCCGGACGGCGTCACGATCGACAACATCGGCCGCGCGCTGGCCAGCTTCGAGCGCGCGGTGGTGACCGGCGCATCGCCGTGGGACCACTACGCCGCGTTCCGCGACTTCGAGAAGAACTTTGAGGAAGAGCTGGAGGAGCCCGAGTTCTTCGCCGAGGACGAGCCGGAGCTGTATCAGGAGTACCTGGAGCTGAAGCGACGGGCGGACGCCAACCCAATCAGCGAGTCCGCCAAGCGCGGCGGCGAGCTGTTCTTCAGCGACGCCTCGGGCTGCACGCAGTGCCACGTCGGCCCCAACTTCACCGACGAGCTGTACCACAACCTGGGCGTCGGCATGGACCGGCCCGACGAGCAGATCGACTGGGGCCGCTCCGCCGTGACCAACCAGCCGTCCGACCGCGGCGCCTTCAAGACGCCCACCCTGCGGAACGTCGCCCAGACGGCGCCCTACATGCACGACGGCTCGCAGGCCACGCTGGAGGAGGTCGTCGACTGGTACGCCGATGGCGGCCACAAGAACCCTCACTTGAGCGACAAGATGAAGCCGCTGAAGCTGACCGACCAGCAGAAGGCCGACCTGGTCGCATTCATGAAAGCCCTCACCGGGCCCCTGCCGCGGGTCGAAACCGGCCGACTGCCGGAGTAG